The Rhopalosiphum maidis isolate BTI-1 chromosome 1, ASM367621v3, whole genome shotgun sequence genome has a segment encoding these proteins:
- the LOC113555798 gene encoding uncharacterized protein LOC113555798 codes for MNSIGAMNSPVKQPLPTVLAPPTISNSSPSKVQQPPNLTPLNLNTSQSAQPLSLVNEHKNIPIVIPSPVMTSVENIVPKTTACNGLPDTKPIGEKIEGALPKIESQVLHNQVNNSVNVKSANESPLSEVKPQVLEVENLSQKKDDKNNLPIVQTDKVVLPEVIVPSLNEPIKPDDIHKTENVVSKPKENDTKVSQESTEIKVIGQTNQGPTVSVEKNEQAPVNTSKVGVRRKREHKQLEEEEEKKEKSSFKKDIPVEEIKSKRTRLPTQPFQLSLLPEMHHISKISEKSLSSKINSDKLTVFYKNEFLAVRNEEGGFYLCQAMQNIHRASRRIRIRWLTQHPNDEFTPDFYDHTEFDCILTNITLKKIQKEQWKLPEKEKLRIENILKRSIDVEKGSEKPSVTEEHPDGLDVSLFKDEAQLTKKKGSKKSVTIKRKVSTDEQQPVKKSSRLSKKKPSYDFGHSSSESDENDDAEGNNQKKSSTKKILKKKVIAKEPAKKVIGNVSKPKIPAVKKTQAPVKPTYVLASVSSAVKKREIIATKQKKENSVSDKKSSKKVETKSPAVPLPSERSSKTRNAGNAVSAKITTAGIGIVKNNTNDRKTLRNRK; via the exons atgaatagtatTGGAGCAATGAATTCTCCAGTGAAGCAGCCTCTGCCAACAGTGTTGGCTCCTCCTACTATTTCAAATTCTTCACCTTCCAAAGTACAACAACCACCGAATTTAACTccacttaatttaaatacttctcAATCAGCTCAACCTTTGAGTCTTGTTaatgaacataaaaatattccaatTGTTATCCCTTCGCCTGTTATGACTtctgttgaaaatattgttccAAAAACTACTGCATGTAATGGTTTACCTGATACGAAACCAATTGGTGAGAAAATTGAAGGAGCCTTGCCTAAAATTGAATCACAAGTACTCCACAATCAGGTAAATAATTCTGTTAATGTCAAAAGTGCAAATGAATCTCCTCTTTCTGAAGTGAAACCTCAAGTATtagaagttgaaaatttatcTCAAAAAAAAGATGATAAGAATAACTTGCCAATTGTTCAAACCGATAAAGTTGTTTTGCCAGAAGTTATTGTACCATCATTAAATGAACCTATTAAGCCTGATGATATACATAAAACTGAAAATGTAGTTTCCAAACCAAAAGAAAATGATACTAAAGTCAGTCAAGAATCTACTGAAATTAAGGTTATAGGGCAAACAAACCAAGGGCCAACTGTTtctgttgaaaaaaatgaacaagcACCTGTTAATACTTCAAAAGTTGGTGTACGACGAAAAAGAGAACATAAA caactagaagaagaagaagaaaagaAGGAGAAATCATCATTCAAAAAGGATATACCtgttgaagaaataaaatcaaagCGTACTAGACTTCCTACACAACCTTTCCAATTGTCATTGTTGCCCGAAATGCACCATATTTCCAAAATTTCTGAAAAATCTTTATCTTCAAAAATCAACAGTGACAAATTAACAGTGTTTTACAA AAATGAATTTTTGGCTGTACGAAATGAAGAAGGAGGGTTTTACTTATGTCAAGCTATGCAAAATATTCATAGAGCTAGTCGCCGCATTCGTATTCGATGGCTGACTCAACATCCTAATGATGAATTTACACCAGATTTTTATGACCATACAG agtttgattgtattttgactaatataacattaaaaaaaattcaaaaagaaCAATGGAAACTTCCTGAAAAAGAAAAGTtaagaattgaaaatatattgaaacgaTCTATTGATGTTGAAAAAGGATCAGAAAAACCTTCAGTTACTGAAGAACATCCAGATGggt tgGACGTGAGTTTATTCAAAGATGAAGCTCAACTAACAAAGAAAAAAGGTAGCAAAAAAAGTGTAACTATTAAAAGAAAGGTATCAACAGATGAACAACAACCAGTAAAAAAGTCGTCTAGATTGTCTAAGAAAAAACCTTCATATGATTTTGGGCATTCATCATCTGAAAGTGATGAGAATGATGACGCAGAGGgtaataaccaaaaaaaatcatctaccaaaaaaattttgaaaaagaaaGTCATTGCTAAAGAACCTGCTAAAAAAGTAATAGGCAATGTATCAAAACCAAAAATACCAGCAGTTAAAAAAACACAAGCTCCTGTAAAACCAACTTATGTACTGGCTTCAGTTTCATCAGCAGTGAAGAAAAGAGAAATAATtgctacaaaacaaaaaaaagagaaCAGTGTTTCAGATAAAAAGTCTTCCAAGAAAGTAGAAACAAAATCTCCAGCTGTTCCACTACCTTCGGAGAGATCATCAAAAACtagaa atgcgGGAAATGCTGTTTCAGCAAAAATAACCACTGCTGGTATtggaatagttaaaaataacaccAATGATCGAAAAACACTAAGAAATCGTAAATGA